From one Streptomyces sp. R41 genomic stretch:
- a CDS encoding NAD-glutamate dehydrogenase yields the protein MQTKLDEAKAELLERAARVAENSPVGGHLPTGTTREGTPDKDTVLAFLQRYYLHTAPEDLTDRDPVDIFGAAFSHYRLAENRPQGTANVRVHTPTVDENGWTCSHSVVEVVTDDMPFLVDSVTNELSRQNRGIHVVIHPQFVVRRDLTGKLIEVLPGRPTAEELPHDAHIESWIHVEVDRETDRADLKQITADLLRVLSDAREAVEDWEKMRDSALRIAEELPKEPTADDLRDQEVEEARELLRWLSDDHFTFLGYREYELRDDDSLAAVPGTGLGILRSDPHHAGEDSHPVSPSFERLPADARAKAREHKLLVLTKANSRATVHRPSYLDYVGVKKFDEHGNVIGERRFLGLFSSAAYTESVRRVPVIRRKVEEVLKGAGFSPNSHDGRDLLQILETYPRDELFQTPVDELRSIVTSVLYLQERRRLRLYLRQDEYGRYYSALVYLPRDRYTTGVRLRIIDILKEELNGTSVDFTAWNTESILSRLHFVVRVPPGTELPQLSDVDKDRIEARLVEAARSWADGFGEALTAEFGEERAAELLRRYGNAFPEGYKADHNPRAAVADLVHLEALTRDKSKDFALSLYEPVGAAPGERRFKIYRTGEQVSLSAVLPALNRMGVEVTDERPYELRCSDRTTAWIYDFGLRLPKSLIGNGDSLGDDGRERFQDAFSATWTGQAENDGFNALVLSAGLTWRQAMVLRAYAKYLRQAGSTFSQDYMEDTLRNNVHTTRLLVSLFEARMSPDRQRAGVELTDALMEELDAALDQVASLDEDRILRSFLNLIKATLRTNFFQEALGAKWHEYVSMKFDPTAIPDLPAPRPAYEIWVYSPRVEGVHLRFGKVARGGLRWSDRKEDFRTEILGLVKAQMVKNTVIVPVGAKGGFVAKQLPDPSVDRDAWMAEGIRSYKTFISALLDITDNMVAGEVVPPADVVRHDEDDTYLVVAADKGTATFSDIANEVAESYNFWLGDAFASGGSAGYDHKKMGITARGAWESVKRHFRELGVNTQTQDFTVVGVGDMSGDVFGNGMLLSEHIRLVAAFDHRHIFIDPTPDAETSYAERRRLFALPRSSWADYNSELISAGGGVFPRTAKAISINAHIREALGIEAGIAKMTPADLMKAILKAPVDLLWNGGIGTYVKSSAESHADVGDKANDAIRVDGADLRVKVVGEGGNLGLTQLGRIEFAQHGGKINTDAIDNSAGVDTSDHEVNIKILLNAVVANGDLTVKQRNKLLAEMTDEVGALVLRNNYAQNVAIANALAQSGSMLHAQQRFIRHLVREGHLDRALEFMPTERQIRERLNSGQGLTGPETAVLLAYTKITVSDELLSTSLPDDPHLQSLLFAYFPTALREKFREQIEAHALRREIVTTVLVNDTVNTGGTSFLHRLREETGASLEEIVRAQTAARAIFESSKVWDAVEALDNVVAADVQTRIRLHSRRLVERGTRWLLNNRPQPLQLAETIGFFSDGVEQVWSELPKLLRGADLEWYQQIYDELSGAGVPDELATRVAGFSSAFPTLDIVAVADRMGKDPMAVAEVYYDLADRLGITQLMDRIIELPRADRWQSMARASIREDLYAAHAALTADVLAVGNGTSTPEQRFKAWEEKNAAILGRARTTLEEIRGSDSFDLANLSVAMRTMRTLLRTHS from the coding sequence ATGCAGACCAAGCTGGACGAAGCCAAGGCCGAGCTGCTCGAACGGGCCGCCCGGGTAGCTGAGAACAGCCCGGTCGGGGGGCACCTACCGACTGGGACGACGCGCGAGGGCACCCCTGACAAGGACACCGTGCTCGCGTTCCTCCAGCGCTACTACCTGCACACCGCCCCGGAGGACCTCACCGACCGCGACCCGGTCGACATCTTCGGAGCCGCCTTCTCGCACTACCGACTGGCCGAGAACCGCCCGCAGGGCACGGCCAACGTGCGGGTCCACACCCCGACCGTCGACGAGAACGGCTGGACCTGCAGCCACTCCGTCGTCGAGGTGGTCACCGACGACATGCCCTTCCTCGTCGACTCGGTCACCAACGAGCTCTCCCGCCAGAACCGTGGCATTCACGTCGTCATTCACCCGCAGTTCGTCGTACGGCGTGATCTGACCGGCAAGCTCATCGAGGTGCTGCCCGGCCGGCCCACCGCCGAGGAGCTTCCGCACGACGCCCACATCGAGTCCTGGATCCACGTCGAGGTCGACCGCGAGACCGACCGCGCCGATCTGAAGCAGATCACCGCGGACCTGCTGCGCGTCCTGTCCGACGCCCGTGAGGCCGTCGAGGACTGGGAGAAGATGCGTGACTCGGCGCTGCGCATCGCGGAGGAGCTGCCCAAGGAGCCGACCGCCGACGACCTGCGTGACCAGGAGGTGGAGGAGGCCCGTGAGCTGCTGCGCTGGCTCTCGGACGACCACTTCACGTTCCTGGGATACCGGGAGTACGAGCTGCGCGACGACGACTCGCTCGCGGCCGTACCCGGCACCGGACTCGGCATCCTGCGCTCCGACCCGCACCACGCCGGCGAGGACAGCCACCCCGTCAGCCCGTCCTTCGAGCGGCTGCCCGCCGACGCCCGCGCCAAGGCCCGCGAGCACAAGCTGCTGGTGCTGACCAAGGCGAACAGCCGGGCGACCGTGCACCGGCCGTCGTACCTCGACTACGTCGGCGTCAAGAAGTTCGACGAGCACGGGAACGTCATCGGGGAGCGCCGCTTCCTCGGGCTCTTCTCGTCCGCCGCGTACACCGAGTCCGTGCGCCGTGTGCCCGTCATCCGCCGCAAGGTGGAGGAAGTCCTCAAGGGCGCCGGGTTCTCGCCCAACAGCCACGACGGGCGCGACCTGCTCCAGATCCTGGAGACCTACCCGCGCGACGAGCTCTTCCAGACGCCGGTCGACGAGCTGCGCTCGATCGTCACGTCCGTCCTGTACCTGCAGGAGCGGCGGCGGCTGCGGCTCTACCTGCGCCAGGACGAGTACGGGCGCTACTACTCCGCCCTCGTCTATCTCCCGCGCGACCGCTACACCACCGGCGTACGCCTGCGGATCATCGACATCCTCAAGGAAGAGCTGAACGGCACCAGCGTCGACTTCACGGCCTGGAACACCGAGTCGATCCTGTCCCGGCTGCACTTCGTGGTCCGGGTCCCGCCGGGCACCGAGCTGCCGCAGCTGTCCGACGTCGACAAGGACCGCATCGAGGCGCGGCTCGTCGAGGCCGCCCGCTCCTGGGCCGACGGCTTCGGGGAGGCGCTGACCGCCGAGTTCGGTGAGGAGCGCGCCGCCGAGCTGCTGCGCCGCTACGGCAACGCCTTCCCCGAGGGCTACAAGGCGGACCACAACCCGCGTGCCGCCGTCGCCGACCTGGTCCACCTGGAAGCGCTCACCCGTGACAAGAGCAAGGACTTCGCGCTCAGCCTGTACGAGCCGGTGGGCGCGGCGCCCGGCGAGCGCCGTTTCAAGATCTACCGCACCGGCGAGCAGGTCTCGCTCTCCGCGGTGCTGCCCGCCCTCAACCGCATGGGCGTCGAGGTCACCGACGAGCGCCCGTACGAACTGCGCTGCTCGGACCGTACGACCGCCTGGATCTACGACTTCGGGCTGCGCCTGCCCAAGTCCCTGATCGGCAACGGCGACTCCCTCGGAGACGACGGCCGCGAGCGGTTCCAGGACGCCTTCTCCGCCACCTGGACCGGGCAGGCCGAGAACGACGGCTTCAACGCCCTCGTCCTGAGCGCCGGGCTGACCTGGCGGCAGGCGATGGTGCTGCGCGCGTACGCGAAGTACCTGCGCCAGGCCGGTTCCACCTTCAGCCAGGACTACATGGAGGACACCCTCCGCAACAACGTCCACACCACCCGGCTGCTGGTGTCGCTCTTCGAGGCGCGGATGTCGCCGGACCGCCAGCGCGCCGGTGTCGAGCTGACCGACGCGCTGATGGAGGAGCTGGACGCCGCGCTCGACCAGGTCGCGTCGCTGGACGAGGACCGGATCCTGCGGTCCTTCCTCAACCTCATCAAGGCGACCCTGCGCACGAACTTCTTCCAGGAGGCGCTGGGTGCCAAGTGGCACGAATACGTCTCCATGAAGTTCGACCCGACGGCCATCCCGGACCTTCCGGCGCCGCGACCGGCGTACGAGATCTGGGTGTACTCGCCGCGGGTCGAGGGCGTGCACCTGCGCTTCGGCAAGGTCGCGCGAGGCGGCCTGCGCTGGTCCGACCGGAAGGAGGACTTCCGTACGGAGATCCTCGGCCTGGTCAAGGCGCAGATGGTCAAGAACACCGTCATCGTGCCGGTCGGCGCGAAGGGCGGCTTCGTCGCCAAGCAGCTGCCCGACCCGTCCGTGGACCGCGACGCCTGGATGGCCGAGGGCATCCGCAGCTACAAGACCTTCATCTCCGCGCTGCTCGACATCACCGACAACATGGTGGCCGGTGAGGTCGTGCCGCCCGCGGACGTGGTCCGGCACGACGAGGACGACACGTATCTCGTGGTCGCCGCCGACAAGGGCACCGCGACGTTCTCCGACATCGCCAACGAGGTCGCGGAGAGCTACAACTTCTGGCTCGGCGACGCCTTCGCCTCGGGCGGAAGCGCCGGTTACGACCACAAGAAGATGGGCATCACCGCCCGCGGTGCCTGGGAGTCCGTGAAGCGGCACTTCCGGGAGCTGGGCGTCAACACCCAGACGCAGGACTTCACCGTGGTCGGCGTCGGTGACATGTCCGGTGACGTGTTCGGCAACGGCATGCTGCTGTCCGAGCACATCCGCCTGGTCGCCGCCTTCGACCACCGGCACATCTTCATCGACCCGACCCCGGACGCGGAGACCTCGTACGCCGAGCGCCGCCGCCTCTTCGCGCTGCCGCGCTCCTCGTGGGCGGACTACAACAGCGAGCTGATCTCGGCCGGCGGCGGTGTGTTCCCGCGTACCGCCAAGGCCATCTCGATCAACGCGCACATCCGCGAGGCCCTCGGCATCGAGGCCGGCATCGCCAAGATGACCCCGGCCGACCTGATGAAGGCGATCCTCAAGGCGCCGGTCGACCTGCTGTGGAACGGCGGCATCGGTACGTACGTGAAGTCGTCCGCCGAGTCGCACGCGGACGTCGGCGACAAGGCCAACGACGCGATCCGCGTCGACGGTGCCGACCTTCGCGTCAAGGTCGTCGGCGAGGGCGGCAACCTGGGTCTGACCCAGCTCGGCCGGATCGAGTTCGCCCAGCACGGCGGCAAGATCAACACCGACGCCATCGACAACAGCGCGGGCGTGGACACCTCCGACCACGAGGTGAACATCAAGATCCTGCTCAACGCGGTGGTGGCCAACGGCGATCTGACCGTCAAGCAGCGCAACAAGCTGCTCGCCGAGATGACCGACGAGGTCGGCGCCCTGGTCCTGCGCAACAACTACGCGCAGAACGTGGCGATCGCCAACGCGCTGGCCCAGTCCGGGAGCATGCTCCACGCCCAGCAGCGGTTCATCCGCCACCTGGTGCGCGAGGGTCACCTCGACCGTGCCCTCGAGTTCATGCCCACCGAGCGGCAGATCCGCGAGCGGCTCAACAGCGGGCAGGGCCTGACCGGTCCGGAGACGGCCGTCCTCCTCGCGTACACGAAGATCACGGTCTCCGACGAGCTGCTCTCCACCTCGCTGCCCGACGACCCGCACCTGCAGAGCCTGCTCTTCGCGTACTTCCCGACGGCGCTGCGCGAGAAGTTCCGCGAGCAGATCGAAGCGCACGCGCTGCGCCGCGAGATCGTGACGACCGTCCTGGTCAACGACACGGTCAACACGGGCGGTACGAGCTTCCTGCACCGTCTGCGCGAGGAGACCGGTGCCTCGCTGGAGGAGATCGTCCGGGCGCAGACCGCTGCCCGCGCGATCTTCGAGTCGAGCAAGGTGTGGGACGCCGTGGAGGCGCTCGACAATGTCGTCGCCGCCGATGTCCAGACCCGGATCCGGCTGCACTCGCGCCGGCTCGTCGAGCGCGGCACGCGCTGGCTGCTCAACAACCGGCCGCAGCCGCTGCAGCTCGCCGAGACGATCGGCTTCTTCAGCGACGGTGTCGAGCAGGTCTGGTCCGAGCTGCCCAAGCTGCTGCGCGGCGCGGACCTGGAGTGGTACCAGCAGATCTACGACGAGCTGTCGGGCGCCGGCGTCCCGGACGAACTCGCCACCCGCGTGGCCGGGTTCTCCTCCGCCTTCCCGACGCTGGACATCGTCGCGGTGGCCGACCGCATGGGCAAGGACCCGATGGCCGTCGCCGAGGTCTACTACGACCTCGCCGACCGACTCGGCATCACTCAGCTCATGGACCGCATCATCGAGCTCCCGCGCGCCGACCGCTGGCAGTCCATGGCCCGCGCGTCGATCCGCGAGGACCTGTACGCGGCCCACGCGGCACTCACCGCCGACGTCCTGGCGGTGGGCAACGGCACCTCGACTCCCGAGCAGCGCTTCAAGGCCTGGGAGGAGAAGAACGCGGCGATCCTCGGACGGGCCCGCACGACTCTGGAGGAGATCCGGGGCTCGGACTCGTTCGACCTCGCGAACCTGTCGGTGGCGATGCGGACGATGCGGACGCTTCTGCGGACGCATTCGTAG
- a CDS encoding DJ-1/PfpI family protein, with the protein MTAKILIVTGDAAESLEVLYPYQRLREEGYEVHIAAPTRKQLQFVVHDFEPGFDTYTEKPGYTWPADLSFAEVDPGQYVALVIPGGRAPEYLRNDPELRKILKSFFDTDKPVAQICHGPLLTAAVDALRGRRVTAYPALELDMQAAGATFHDAEAVVDGMLVSSRAWPDHSSWMREFLTVLRAKAPVT; encoded by the coding sequence ATGACAGCGAAGATCCTGATAGTGACCGGCGACGCGGCGGAGTCACTGGAGGTCCTGTACCCCTACCAGCGCCTGCGCGAGGAAGGCTACGAAGTCCACATCGCGGCCCCCACCCGCAAGCAGCTCCAATTCGTCGTCCACGATTTCGAACCGGGCTTCGACACCTACACGGAGAAGCCGGGCTACACCTGGCCCGCAGACCTCTCGTTCGCGGAGGTGGACCCCGGCCAGTACGTCGCCCTCGTCATCCCCGGCGGCCGGGCCCCGGAGTACCTCCGCAACGACCCCGAACTCCGCAAGATCCTCAAGTCATTCTTCGACACCGACAAGCCGGTGGCCCAGATCTGCCACGGCCCCCTCCTGACGGCAGCCGTCGACGCCCTGCGCGGTCGCCGCGTGACGGCGTACCCCGCCCTGGAACTCGACATGCAGGCGGCCGGCGCGACCTTCCACGACGCGGAGGCCGTGGTCGACGGCATGCTGGTCTCCTCCCGCGCCTGGCCCGACCACTCCAGCTGGATGCGGGAGTTCCTGACGGTGCTGCGCGCGAAGGCCCCGGTGACCTGA
- a CDS encoding HAD family hydrolase, with the protein MGMNGAAHIVWDWNGTLFHDNDAIIGATNAAFAELGLEPITLERYRALYCVPVPKFYERLIGRLPTDAEWQVMDETFHRYYAEHRTACELTEGVPALLAEWGSAGRSQSILSMYGHDELVPLVRGFGIEPHFIRVDGRTGPSGGSKAEHMVRHVGALAGVEPSRVVVIGDAADDAVAARHVGARAVLYTGGSHSRASLEEVGVPVVDSLAEAVDEAERLAA; encoded by the coding sequence ATGGGGATGAACGGAGCTGCGCACATTGTGTGGGACTGGAACGGCACGCTGTTCCACGACAATGACGCGATCATCGGGGCGACGAACGCGGCGTTCGCCGAGCTGGGGCTCGAGCCGATCACGCTGGAGCGGTACAGGGCGTTGTACTGCGTGCCGGTGCCGAAGTTCTACGAGCGGCTGATAGGACGGCTGCCGACGGATGCCGAGTGGCAGGTCATGGACGAGACCTTCCACCGCTACTACGCGGAGCACCGGACGGCGTGCGAGCTCACCGAAGGCGTGCCCGCGCTGCTCGCCGAGTGGGGGTCGGCGGGGCGCAGCCAGTCGATCCTGAGCATGTACGGGCACGACGAACTGGTCCCGCTGGTGCGGGGGTTCGGGATCGAGCCGCACTTCATACGTGTCGACGGGCGGACGGGGCCTTCCGGCGGCAGCAAGGCCGAGCACATGGTGCGGCACGTGGGTGCGCTCGCCGGGGTGGAGCCGTCCCGCGTCGTGGTGATCGGCGATGCGGCCGACGACGCGGTCGCCGCGCGGCACGTGGGGGCGCGGGCGGTCCTCTACACCGGGGGTTCCCACAGTCGCGCAAGCCTGGAGGAGGTGGGCGTGCCCGTGGTGGACAGCCTGGCGGAGGCGGTCGACGAGGCCGAGCGGCTGGCGGCCTGA
- a CDS encoding Rv3235 family protein, translated as MLRHTAGRAYDELAWLAERGPLRARGTRPVVRDIGYYVPRPGAIEAFARIGAGEQLRAMAFRLEQGPDLRWRCTAVELGGPRMPRADDD; from the coding sequence ATGCTGCGTCACACCGCGGGCCGCGCCTACGACGAACTGGCCTGGCTCGCCGAGCGCGGCCCCCTGCGCGCCCGCGGCACCCGCCCGGTCGTCCGCGACATCGGCTACTACGTACCGCGCCCGGGCGCGATCGAGGCCTTCGCCCGCATCGGCGCAGGCGAACAGCTGCGCGCCATGGCGTTCCGCCTGGAACAGGGCCCCGATCTCCGCTGGCGCTGCACGGCGGTGGAGCTGGGCGGCCCGCGCATGCCCCGCGCGGACGACGACTGA
- the secA gene encoding preprotein translocase subunit SecA: protein MSVLSKIMRAGEGKILRKLHRIADQVNSIEEDFVDLSDAELRALTDEYKQRYADGESLDDLLPEAFATVREAAKRVLGQRHYDVQMMGGAALHLGYVAEMKTGEGKTLVGTLPAYLNALSGDGVHLITVNDYLAERDSEMMGRVHKFLGLTVGCILANMTPAQRREQYACDITYGTNNEFGFDYLRDNMAWSQDELVQRGHNYAIVDEVDSILVDEARTPLIISGPADQATKWYGDFAKLVTRLKKGEAGNQLKGIEETGDYEVDEKKRTVAIHEPGVSKVEDWLGIDNLYESVNTPLVGYLNNAIKAKELFKKDKDYVVIDGEVMIVDEHTGRILAGRRYNEGMHQAIEAKEGVDIKDENQTLATITLQNFFRLYGKLSGMTGTAMTEAAEFHQIYKLGVVPIPTNMPMVRKDQSDLIYRTEVAKFDAVVDDIAEKHEKGQPILVGTTSVEKSEYLSQQLSKRGIQHEVLNAKQHDREATIVAQAGRKGAVTVATNMAGRGTDIKLGGNPDDLAEAELRQRGLDPEEHIEEWAAALPAALERAEKAVKAEFEEVKELGGLYVLGTERHESRRIDNQLRGRSGRQGDPGESRFYLSLGDDLMRLFKAQMVERVMSMANVPDDVPIENKMVTRAIASAQSQVEQQNFETRKNVLKYDEVLNRQREVIYGERRRVLEGEDLQEQIHHFMDDTIDAYIGAETAEGFAEEWDLDRLWGAFKQLYPVKVTVDELEEAAGDRAGLTAEFISESIKDDIHEQYEAREAQLGSEIMRELERRVVLSVLDRKWREHLYEMDYLQEGIGLRAMAQKDPLVEYQREGFDMFSAMMDGIKEESVGYLFNLEVQVEQQVEEVPVEASVPSLDKEDVVPAGARPEIRAKGLDAPRRPDRLHFSAPKVDGEGGIVEGDFVDDNGDEPVRSEADGLTRAERRKQQKGTRRRKK, encoded by the coding sequence GTGTCCGTCCTCTCGAAGATCATGCGTGCAGGCGAAGGCAAGATCCTGCGCAAGCTGCACCGCATCGCGGACCAGGTCAACTCCATCGAAGAGGACTTCGTCGACCTCTCCGACGCCGAGCTGCGGGCCCTCACCGATGAGTACAAGCAGCGGTACGCCGACGGCGAAAGCCTCGACGACCTGCTGCCCGAGGCGTTCGCGACCGTCCGTGAGGCGGCCAAGCGCGTGCTGGGCCAGCGTCACTACGACGTACAGATGATGGGCGGCGCCGCCCTCCACCTCGGCTATGTCGCCGAGATGAAGACCGGTGAGGGCAAGACGCTCGTCGGCACCCTGCCCGCTTATCTGAACGCCCTCTCCGGAGACGGCGTTCACCTCATCACGGTCAACGACTATCTGGCCGAGCGCGACTCCGAAATGATGGGCCGCGTCCACAAGTTCCTCGGGCTGACCGTCGGCTGCATCCTCGCCAACATGACGCCGGCCCAGCGCCGCGAGCAGTACGCGTGCGACATCACGTACGGCACGAACAACGAGTTCGGCTTCGACTACCTGCGCGACAACATGGCGTGGTCGCAGGACGAACTGGTGCAGCGCGGCCACAACTACGCGATCGTCGACGAGGTCGACTCCATCCTCGTCGACGAGGCCCGTACGCCGCTGATCATCTCCGGCCCGGCCGACCAGGCCACCAAGTGGTACGGCGACTTCGCCAAGCTGGTCACCCGCTTGAAGAAGGGCGAGGCCGGCAACCAGCTCAAGGGCATCGAGGAGACCGGGGACTACGAGGTCGACGAGAAGAAGCGCACCGTCGCCATCCACGAGCCCGGCGTCTCCAAGGTCGAGGACTGGCTGGGCATCGACAACCTCTACGAGTCGGTGAACACGCCGCTCGTCGGGTACCTGAACAACGCCATCAAGGCCAAGGAACTCTTCAAGAAGGACAAGGACTACGTCGTCATCGACGGCGAAGTCATGATCGTCGACGAGCACACCGGCCGTATCCTCGCCGGCCGCCGCTACAACGAGGGCATGCACCAGGCGATCGAGGCGAAGGAAGGGGTGGACATCAAGGACGAGAACCAGACCCTCGCCACGATCACCCTGCAGAACTTCTTCCGCCTCTACGGCAAGCTCTCCGGCATGACCGGTACGGCCATGACCGAGGCCGCCGAGTTCCACCAGATCTACAAGCTCGGTGTCGTCCCGATCCCGACCAACATGCCGATGGTCCGCAAGGACCAGTCGGACCTGATCTACCGCACCGAGGTGGCCAAGTTCGACGCGGTGGTCGACGACATCGCCGAGAAGCACGAGAAGGGCCAGCCGATCCTCGTCGGTACGACGTCGGTCGAGAAGTCCGAGTACCTCTCGCAGCAGCTCTCCAAGCGCGGGATTCAGCACGAAGTGCTGAACGCCAAGCAGCACGACCGGGAGGCGACGATCGTCGCCCAGGCCGGCCGCAAGGGCGCTGTGACCGTGGCCACGAACATGGCCGGTCGTGGTACGGACATCAAGCTCGGCGGCAACCCCGACGACCTCGCCGAGGCGGAGCTGCGCCAGCGCGGCCTCGACCCCGAGGAGCACATCGAGGAGTGGGCCGCCGCGCTGCCCGCCGCCCTGGAGAGGGCCGAAAAGGCGGTGAAGGCGGAGTTCGAGGAGGTCAAGGAGCTCGGCGGGCTCTACGTCCTCGGCACCGAGCGGCACGAGTCGCGTCGAATCGACAACCAGCTGCGTGGTCGTTCCGGCCGGCAGGGCGACCCGGGCGAGTCCCGCTTCTATCTGTCGCTGGGTGACGACCTGATGCGACTGTTCAAGGCGCAGATGGTCGAGCGCGTCATGTCGATGGCGAACGTTCCCGACGATGTGCCGATCGAGAACAAGATGGTCACGCGCGCGATCGCGTCCGCGCAGTCGCAGGTCGAGCAGCAGAACTTCGAGACGCGCAAGAACGTCCTGAAGTACGACGAGGTCCTCAACCGGCAGCGCGAGGTCATCTACGGCGAGCGCCGCCGCGTCCTGGAGGGTGAGGACCTGCAGGAGCAGATCCACCACTTCATGGACGACACGATCGATGCGTACATCGGGGCCGAGACCGCCGAAGGCTTCGCCGAGGAGTGGGACCTGGACCGGCTGTGGGGCGCCTTCAAGCAGCTCTACCCGGTGAAGGTCACCGTCGACGAGCTGGAGGAGGCGGCCGGTGACCGTGCCGGTCTGACCGCCGAGTTCATCTCCGAGTCCATCAAGGACGACATCCACGAGCAGTACGAGGCCCGCGAGGCGCAGCTCGGCTCCGAGATCATGCGTGAGCTGGAGCGCCGGGTCGTGCTGTCGGTCCTGGACCGCAAGTGGCGTGAGCACCTCTACGAGATGGACTACCTCCAGGAGGGCATCGGCCTGCGCGCCATGGCGCAGAAGGACCCGCTGGTCGAGTACCAGCGTGAGGGCTTCGACATGTTCTCCGCCATGATGGACGGCATCAAGGAGGAGTCCGTCGGCTACCTGTTCAACCTGGAGGTCCAGGTCGAGCAGCAGGTCGAGGAGGTTCCGGTCGAGGCCTCCGTGCCTTCCCTCGACAAGGAGGACGTCGTCCCCGCGGGTGCGCGTCCGGAGATCCGTGCCAAGGGCCTCGACGCCCCGCGGCGCCCCGACCGGCTGCACTTCTCCGCGCCGAAGGTGGACGGCGAGGGTGGCATCGTCGAGGGCGACTTCGTCGATGACAACGGCGACGAGCCCGTGCGCTCCGAGGCGGACGGCCTCACGCGCGCGGAGCGCCGCAAGCAGCAGAAGGGCACGCGTCGGCGCAAGAAGTGA
- a CDS encoding GNAT family N-acetyltransferase translates to MDPVTLTTDRLVLRTVGPHDTDTVYDAVQDPDIQRWTTIPSPYLREHAVSFTDQMVPDGWSDGSMFTFGVFLPSGELVGMLAITMRSLGVGEIGFWTAKEHRGNGYITEAATAASRWAFTDLSIDRVEWRAEVGNTGSRAVAERAGFTVEGTLRSAINNKGVRRDCWVGSLLPSDLGIPSTAPYLPAPAGPSGT, encoded by the coding sequence ATGGACCCCGTCACCCTGACCACCGACCGTCTCGTCCTGCGCACCGTGGGCCCGCACGATACGGACACCGTGTACGACGCCGTCCAGGACCCCGACATCCAGCGCTGGACCACGATCCCGTCGCCCTATCTGCGCGAGCACGCGGTGAGCTTCACGGACCAGATGGTGCCCGACGGCTGGTCGGACGGCTCCATGTTCACCTTCGGCGTCTTCCTCCCCTCCGGGGAGTTGGTGGGCATGCTCGCCATCACCATGCGCTCCCTTGGCGTCGGCGAGATCGGCTTCTGGACGGCGAAGGAACACCGCGGCAACGGCTACATCACCGAAGCCGCCACCGCCGCCTCCCGCTGGGCCTTCACGGATCTGTCCATCGACCGCGTCGAATGGCGCGCCGAGGTCGGCAACACCGGCTCCCGAGCAGTGGCCGAACGAGCCGGCTTCACCGTAGAGGGCACCCTCCGCTCCGCCATCAACAACAAGGGAGTACGCCGAGACTGCTGGGTGGGCTCCTTGCTCCCCTCGGACCTGGGCATCCCGTCGACGGCCCCGTACCTCCCGGCACCCGCCGGCCCGTCCGGCACCTGA